In Brienomyrus brachyistius isolate T26 chromosome 19, BBRACH_0.4, whole genome shotgun sequence, one DNA window encodes the following:
- the LOC125715012 gene encoding T-box transcription factor T-like isoform X1, which yields MGFPFPFCGIQQNTPSVNMPSTMQDRTQSRPNLTVLVLIKKLGSWFIPGSGSLCSSSNPHPQFGSTLSLSSPHSCDRYSSLRSNRSAPYPSPYTHRSASPTAYSDTSSTCLSMLPSHDNWSSLQVPSHSGMLPMSHSGTSGSSSRQHCMLI from the exons atgggattcccatttcctttctgtgggatccaacagaacacaccatcagtcaacatgccttcaaccatgcaggacaggacccagtccaggccaaacctcacggtgctggtgttgataaaaaaat taggcagctggttcatcccaggctcagggtctctctgctcttcatcaaacccacacccccagtttgggagcaccctctccctctcctccccccacagctgtgaccgttactcctccttgaggagtaaccgctccgcaccctatcccagcccctatacccacaggagtgcatcaccca ctgcttattcagacacctcgtctacctgtctgtccatgttgccgtcccatgacaactggtccagcctacaggtgccgtcccattccggcatgttacccatgagtcatagcggcacctccgggagcagctccag gcaacactgcatgctgatttaa
- the LOC125715012 gene encoding T-box transcription factor T-like isoform X2, giving the protein MEVGSWFIPGSGSLCSSSNPHPQFGSTLSLSSPHSCDRYSSLRSNRSAPYPSPYTHRSASPTAYSDTSSTCLSMLPSHDNWSSLQVPSHSGMLPMSHSGTSGSSSRQHCMLI; this is encoded by the exons taggcagctggttcatcccaggctcagggtctctctgctcttcatcaaacccacacccccagtttgggagcaccctctccctctcctccccccacagctgtgaccgttactcctccttgaggagtaaccgctccgcaccctatcccagcccctatacccacaggagtgcatcaccca ctgcttattcagacacctcgtctacctgtctgtccatgttgccgtcccatgacaactggtccagcctacaggtgccgtcccattccggcatgttacccatgagtcatagcggcacctccgggagcagctccag gcaacactgcatgctgatttaa
- the LOC125715017 gene encoding uncharacterized protein LOC125715017 encodes MVKRAISATDWVLTQIPQISYSPSCSSYCIQTKVTDTAMLQHEQLSRDHGREKMDHPGAAALLASLPDSLWSTSPTDVGLVDCTPVDFLLHPSAGPLWVKQYQHKPAAEEGIAETVAGLLRAGVLEGSTSQWNTPILPVEKAGTGKYRMAHDLRAINELLLTPTVPVPNPYVALTNLTPSQTWFTCVDLANAFFSVPLAPHCRDVFSFTYRGCQFRYTRLPQGFALSPGIFNQVLKQSLQGCHLPDGVTLVQYVDDLLIAAPTAEAALEATRSVLLWLAEKGFKVSKDKIQVARTVVSFLGRVLSGKGTGLSPAHRSAILNHSKPIIVKDMLSFLGLTGYSRTYIADYTGLTQPLRALVRPHGLRSLSATLTWDQPAEEAFISLKQRLAQAADLALPDYSLPFHLDVSETAPPVNAVLFQKKGGERKVLMYISTKLDTTEQRHPSCTRHVAGVAKAVQKTAHIVMGHALHILTTHSVVAYVNSQTFTMTSLRQQRLSKILEAPHLTFVHEGINMADRMGGGAPHECEARVRKEEKVREDLTAEKIEGTEEWFTDGCCFRTESGSLQAGFAVVAREGLGFRTLKAERLEGAQSAQRAEIRAVIEALKLAEGKAVTLYSDSAYAVGAVHVELSQWLRAGFLTAGNKPIKHEADMRELAEALMLPEKIAVVKCKGHEGSGTVIAQGNQAADAEAKVAAGYEVSRQMVTVEEELEGQGRLTSSRIRVMQAQASPEEKNMWAEKGGIETEGLWCNREGKPALPLGIRQQVIEEAHGVGHVGTGQMLHNLRAWWHPFLKDMVKEFVRSCEICALHNPRPTLKPEKGQFPACHRTGEEIVLDYTDMIIPVRGRRYVLMCVDAFSGWPEAWPTRREDGASVVKFLVNHYIPRHGFPERVRSDNGSHFKSEDLQKAERALGLKHAFETVYHPQSRGKVERMNQTVKQKLAKICAQTKLNWVEALPLALMSIRCSINRGTGFTPFELQTGRQFPGPYGGLEGKPEQGGVSTAKAYYEELQVLVTDFSKQVQETRPGAQPAKPHTAEWVLLKVIKRKWSEPRWTGPFQVTERTSHAVRLKGKGETWYHWSQCAAVAEPSRSFAEIQEDLADSAKQPGSAEPAVTQVPAVGAE; translated from the exons atggtgaaaagaGCCATTTCGGCTACGGACTGGGTTCTCACCCAGATCCCTCAAATCTCGTACTCCCCCTCCTGCAGTTCCTACTGTATTCAAACTAAGGTGACAGACACAGCCATGTTACAGCATGAACAATTGTCTAGGGACCATGGTAGGGAAAAGATGGATCATCCCGGTGCAGCAGCACTACTGGCTTCTCTGCCAGACTCACTGTGGTCCACCAGCCCCACTGATGTTGGTTTGGTGGACTGCACGCCCGTCGACTTCCTACTGCACCCCAGTGCTGGACCCCTCTGGGTCAAGCAATATCAACACAAACCAGCGGCAGAGGAAGGGATAGCAGAGACTGTAGCCGGTCTCTTACGGGCGGGTGTATTAGAAGGGTCCACTTCTCAGTGGAATACTCCTATACTCCCAGTAGAGaaggcaggaacaggcaagtaTCGTATGGCGCACGACTTGCGCGCTATCAATGAGCTGCTGCTGACTCCCACTGTTCCGGTTCCTAATCCCTACGTCGCTCTCACCAATCTTACACCGTCCCAAACATGGTTCACTTGCGTTGATCTGGCTAATGCTTTCTTTTCTGTACCACTAGCACCCCACTGCAGGGATGTATTCTCGTTCACGTACAGGGGATGCCAGTTCAGGTACACGCGACTCCCACAGGGATTTGCTCtgtctcctgggattttcaaccaggtgttgaaGCAGTCGTTGCAGGGCTGCCATCTCCCTGATGGGGTCACCCTCGTCCAGTACGTCGATGACTTGCTTATCGCGGCCCCGACAGCGGAGGCGGCGCTCGAGGCAACGCGGTCAGTGCTCCTCTGGCTGGCAGAAAAAGGATTTAAGGTCAGTAAGGATAAGATACAGGTGGCCCGGACGGTGGTGTCCTTCCTGGGGAGGGTCCTGTCAGGTAAGGGAACAGGGCTCTCTCCGGCCCATCGGTCAGCCATCCTGAATCACTCCAAACCAATTATTGTGAAGGACATGTTGTCCTTTTTGGGACTGACCGGCTACAGCCGAACTTACATTGCAGATTACACAGGTCTGACGCAACCCCTGAGGGCTCTGGTGCGGCCACATGGCCTGCGGAGCCTCAGCGCCACTCTGACGTGGGATCAACCTGCAGAGGAGGCTTTCATCTCTCTCAAGCAGAGGTTGGCCCAAGCAGCTGATTTGGCGTTACCTGATTATTCTCTCCCGTTTCATTTAGATGTTTCTGAAACTG cgccccctgtgaaCGCCGTCTTGTTTCAGAAAAAGGGGGGAGAGAGGAAGGTATTGATGTATATTAGCACCAAACTCGACACCACAGAACAGCGACATCCGTCATGCACCAGACATGTGGCAGGAGTGGCAAAAGCCGTGCAGAAAACAGCACACATTGTGATGGGCCATGCCCTACACATCCTGACCACGCACAGTGTGGTGGCCTATGTGAACTCACAAACGTTCACAATGACGTCTCTAAGACAGCAGAGGCTCAGCAAAATTTTAGAGGCACCACATTTAACTTTTGTCCATGAGGGCATCAACATGGCTGAtcgaatggggggaggggcaccccACGAATGTGAGGCCAGGGTTAGGAAAGAGGAAAAGGTCAGGGAGGACCTAACAGCCGAAAAGATAGAAGGTACGGAGGAGTGGTTTACCGATGGATGTTGTTTTCGAACAGAGAGTGGAAGTTTGCAAGCAGGTTTTGCAGTGGTAGCGAGAGAAGGCCTGGGATTCaggacactgaaagcagaaagaCTGGAGGGGGCCCAATCGGCCCAGAGAGCGgagatcagggcagtcattgaaGCTTTGAAATTGGCCGAAGGTAAAGCAGTCACCCTCTATTCAGACTCAGCGTATGCGGTGGGGGCTGTGCATGTGGAACTCAGCCAGTGGCTGAGGGCTGGGTTCTTAACGGCAGGAAACAAACCGATTAAGCATGAGGCAGATATGAGAGAGTTAGCGGAGGCATTGATGCTTCCGGAGAAAATAGCTGTGGTAAAGTGCAAAGGACATGAGGGGTCAGGGACAGTGATAGCACAAGGCAATCAAGCAGCAGATGCGGAAGCAAAAGTGGCAGCGGGGTATGAGGTAAGCAGGCAGATGGTTACAGTAGAAGAGGAACTGGAGGGACAGGGCAGGCTGACCTCAAGCAGGATCCGAGTCATGCAGGCGCAAGCCTCCCCAGAGGAGAAGAACATGTGGGCAGAAAAGGGGGGCATAGAAACAGAGGGCCTGTGGTGTAACAGGGAGGGGAAGCCAGCCCTCCCTCTGGGAATTAGGCAACAGGTCATAGAGGAGGCACACGGTGTGGGGCACGTAGGGACAGGACAGATGCTTCACAATTTGAGAGCATGGTGGCATCCGTTCCTGAAGGATATGGTAAAGGAGTTTGTGAGAAGCTGTGAGATCTGTGCGCTGCACAACCCGAGACCCACGCTAAAACCAGAAAAGGGTCAGTTTCCAGCATGTCATAGGACTGGAGAGGAAATAGTCCTAGACTACACCGACATGATAATACCGGTGCGGGGGAGGCGATATGTACTGATGTGTGTGGATGCATTCTCAGGGTGGCCAGAAGCCTGGCCCACTAGGAGAGAAGACGGGGCCTCGGTGGTGAAGTTCCTAGTAAACCACTATATACCCAGGCATGGGTTCCCCGAGAGGGTGAGGTCAGACAATGGTTCACATTTCAAAAGCGAGGATCTGCAGAAGGCAGAAAGGGCGTTGGGACTTAAACATGCGTTCGAGACAGTGTATCATCCTCAGTCCCGGGGGAAGGTGGAACGCATGAACCAGACGGTCAAACAAAAATTGGCAAAAATCTGTGCACAGACTAAATTGAATTGGGTTGAGGCATTACCCCTGGCACTAATGTCAATCAGGTGCTCCATAAATCGGGGAACCGGGTTCACTCCGTTCGAGTTGCAGACAGGACGACAATTCCCCGGGCCCTACGGAGGACTCGAGGGAAAACCAGAACAAGGAGGGGTAAGCACGGCCAAAGCATATTATGAGGAGTTACAGGTGCTGGTGACAGATTTCTCCAAGCAGGTCCAGGAAACGAGACCAGGGGCCCAGCCAGCCAAGCCACATACAGCGGAGTGGGTCCTTCTGAAGGTCATCAAAAGGAAGTGGTCAGAGCCCAGGTGGACCGGCCCCTTCCAAGTCACGGAACGGACGTCTCACGCGGTGCGGCTGAAAGGCAAAGGTGAAACCTGGTACCATTGGAGCCAGTGCGCAGCGGTAGCAGAGCCCAGCAGATCATTTGCCGAGATCCAGGAGGACCTCGCCGACAGCGCAAAGCAACCCGGTTCGGCTGAACCGGCAGTAACTCAGGTCCCAGCAGTAGGGGCAGAATAA